The genomic interval TCTACGCCGTTAAAGATAGTTTACATGTAGACTCACCTGTTGCACTTGGAACACCAACATTGGTTGTCAATACAGATGGCACCTACTCTGTTGTAGGAGACTTTAACCACTTGGCACAAGGTCAAACAGCAACCGTTACCTTCCAATACTATGCGGTAGATAGTAGTGGTGTAGGTGCTGGTGATGCTCATAATGAGAGTGCGACAAGTGATGCTAAAACGGTTACGATGACCATTACAGGTACGAACAATGCGGCTGTGATTACTGGTGATGATATAGGTTCAGTCAAAGAAGATATGACCACACCAAACTTAACCGATAGTGGAAAACTTACCAGTACCGATGTTGATGGTCATGATAATGTTTTTATTGCAGGAAAAGCAACGCCGTCAGGTGACGCTCTTGGTAGCTTGAGTATTGATGCACAAGGTAACTGGACATACACCGTTGATAATTCAAGAGTTCAATACCTTGCAGAGAATGAAATTAAAACAGAAACCTTTACCGTTAAAGCAGAAGATGGAACAACACATGAGGTTGTTATTACCATCGTAGGCACGAATGACGCACCGGTAATCGCAGGAACATTTAGTGGTAATGTGGTGGAAGATGGTCAAAAAACAGCGACAGGCACTCTCTCTATTAGCGATGTAGATACCAATCATAACCCAATCAGCTTTGTAGACAAAGCCGCAACAGTAGGTGATAATGGTTATGGTAGCTTTAGCCTTGTTAATGGTACATGGACTTATACGCTCAATAATAACTTAGCTTCTATTCAGTCGTTGGCTGAGGGAGAAAAAGTTACCGATAAGATAACATTTACAGCAACCGATGGCTCGAATCAAGAAGTCAGTGTAACCATTACAGGCACCAATGATGCTCCAGTCTTTGTTGTTGGCAACAATCAGCCTTCTTATAGCTTTAACTATAATGAAAATAGCACAACTACGACAGTTCTTGGTACTGTTCATGCAACCGATGGTGACAATGGAAGTAAGATTACGTATTCTATTGTGAGTGGTAACGAAGCAGGCTATTATGCGATTGATTCTGTAACAGGAGAAATTAAATTAACGACACTGGGTGTTAATTCTTTTGCCAATGATTTTGAGGCAGCTACAAACAGCCACAGCCTTGTTGTAGGTGCCTATGATGGAATTGTCACAACTTCCATTAATGTTACGCTTAATGAGCAAAATGTCAATGATAATCCAGTGGTGCTTTCAGACGCTAATAATGCTGCAAATACCGTTGCTGAAAATTCAGCAACTGGCACTGTTGTGGGTGTTACCGCGTTTGGAACAGATGCAGATTCGGGGGCAACTATCACTAAATATGAATTGACCAACAATGCCGATGGACGCTTTTCGATTGATGCAAATACAGGTGTGATTACCGTAGCAGATGGCAGTAAACTTGACTATGAGAGTGCAACAAGTCATACCGTAACGGTTAAAGCAACCAGTAGTGATGGCAGCTTTACATCTGGAGATTTTGTCATTAAAGTAACCAATATCAATGATAATCCAGTGCTACTTTCAGACATTGATAACGCTGTAAACACGGTTGCTGAAAATTCAGCAGCGGGCACTGTTGTGGGTGTTACCGCGTTTGGAACAGATGCAGATTCGGGTGCAACTATCGCTAAGTATGAATTGACCAACAATGCCGATGGACGCTTCACAATCGATGCAAAAACGGGTGTGATTACTGTTGCCGATGGAACTAAATTGAATTATGAGAGTGCAACAAGTCATACTGTAACGGTTAAAGCAACCAGCAGTGATGGCAGTTTTGCGTCTAAAGACTTTGCTATTGCAGTGACCAATGTCAATGAAGCACCAGATGCCGTTAATGACATGTATGTCATCAATGGACTCAGAGGTCAATACTATGCGTACACTGAAGGTACAGATGGTTCTAACTTGACGAACATTGGACAAGTGGAAAAATTTGTTGCTACGCATAATGCAGATGCAACGTTTGCTACAACATCGATTAATTATACATACATAGCATCAGGAAACTTGGGAGGTGATGGTAATTTGCAAAAGTTCTTAGGAACAGATGCTTCGACACTCTCTAATGATCCTAAAAACAGTTCAGATGCTATTATTAAACTGAGTGGTGCTCTTGATTTGGCAGCAGGTGATTATACCTTTAGAGTAAGATCTGATGATGGTTTTAGCATTGTTATTGATGGTAAAACGGTTGCTTCAGACGATAGTATCCACTCTCCAAGAACAACTGATTATACGGTCTCTATCGCTGAGAGTGGGACCCATAATATCAGTATCCTCTATTGGGATCAAGGTGGTGAAGCTATTCTTAAAGTTGAGCTTAAAAATAATGCAACGGATTTGGATTTCCATGTACTCAATGGTGCAAGTGATAAGCTCTCTAATTTGGTTACCAATGAAGATACACCTCTTACCATTGTACCAAGTACGCTATTAGGAAATGACAGTGATGTCGATGGCGATAAATTAACGATTACGAGTGTTCAAGGCGATGCAGCAACGCATGGTACAGTTGCCATTGTCAATGGTAATGTTGTCTTTACTCCAGAGAAAGATTACAATGGTGATGCAGTCTTTAAGTACACCGTTAGTGATGGAAATGGAGGCACTGATACCGCTACCGTTACTTTACATGTAAATCCAGTCAATGATGCACCTGTTGTTACTAATACACCTAGCGAACTTTTTGGTTCAGTTACTGAAGATGCACTTGTTACAACGGCTTCAGGACAACTTGGCGCAAGCGATGTTGATTCAGGAGCGACACAATCATGGAGCATTGTTGGTACACCAGATACAACGTATGGTTCTATTGGCATTGACTCAACAGGAAAATGGACATATACGTTAGATAATTCGCTCAGCACAACACAAGCACTTGCAGAGGGTGAAACTAAAACACTTAACTATACTGCTCGTGTGATGGATGATAAAGGCGCTTATGTTGACCAAACGATTACAGTGACTGTAAAAGGAACTAATGACGCACCAGTGATTTCTGGAACAGCGCTAGGTGACGCAGTAGAAGCGGGCGTTGTAACGATCACTGGCGTAACAACGCCAGTGGCAGCTGTTGTAGCAACAGGAACACTCAGCGCAAGTGATGTAGATAACGATGCGACACACACATGGTCAACAAATGCGACTTCAGCAGAAGGTACAAATTATGGTACATTTGCGATTGATGACAAAGGTGTATGGACATATACTACAGGTGATGCCGCTAACCAATTAGCAGAAGGTGAAACCAAAGTCGAAACTTTCAAAGTAACAGTGACAGATGATAAAGGTGCTATTGATACCCAAGATGTCACCATTACTATTCATGGTAACAACGATGCACCAGTGCTTAATTCGCCAAATGCGCTAGAGCTTAGTGTTCATGAAGAGAATGCAACGCTTAATATGTACACCAGCGGAAGTGTTAGCCTTCCAACTTTGGCAACAGATGTTGACAATGGTGCAACATTGCATGTCAGTAAAGTCAATGGAAATAGTGTTGATGCAACAAATGGTTATGATACACCATTGACATTCTCGTATACTGACAAAGATGGTAATGTAGCAACAGTCGATGCGACAGTGCATATCGGACAAGATGGATCTTATAAAATTACTTACACTAGTAGCTTGGATGGAATTCCTGAGGGTGCGACAGCAACAGCAACTCTAAACTTTACCATTGTTGATGAACATGGCGCAGAGGCAAGTGCAAAACCAGTTACGGTAACCATTATTGGAAATAATGATGCACCAGTAGCCGTTGCTGATGCACTCAGTGCCACAGAAGATACCCAGATTATCTTTAATGCATCTGATTTGTTAGGTAATGACACAGATGTTGATAGTGCTAGTACTTTACTGAAGATAGCAAGTGTCACGAGTGGCGATAATGGTACTGCAGTTCTTAATGCAGATGGTACGGTAACCTTTACACCAAATGCGAACTTTAGTGGTACAGCACACTTCACCTATACAACTACTGATGGGGTAGCGACTTCGAATAGTGCAACTGCGACTGTCAATATAGCTCCAGTAGCTGATGCTCCAACGCTGTCATTGGTTCTGGATACAGCGACTCTTGTTGCCCCACCAAGTATTGCAACTGGTAATGGATTAACTCAAACGGTTTACAAAAACTTTGACAATACTACTATAAATAGTGATACGCTTGAAACTTTGACCGATAGTCTAAAAGGTGGAGTGAGTACGACAACGACACAGCCATATCGCACAGGTGGTGATGGTACCGATAATATTGCTGAAAGAAGTGTTGAAGTTACTAAGGGACTAATTTATCTTGAGAAAGGAACTACACTCGCTTTCTCAGGCTATTTCGATGATTCATTCTTAATTGAATTAGGTGGAAAAACACTTATTAGTACAACAGGAGACGCTTATGGAAGCTACAATACAGCCAATACAGCAACAACGACTGTTGGTAGTGGAACGGTTACTAGTACGGGCGTATTTACGGCTTCTGTCACAGGTTATTATACGTTAGAGACTTATATCTATAACCATTATGGTGCAGGTGACTTATCAATCAATGTAAGTGTCAATGGAGCAACAGCGGTTGCTTTAAATACAACAAACTTTAAGCTTTATACCAACATTGCAGCTATTGATGCACAACATGCGCAACATAGCAGTTTGATTATTACAGCGGGAAGTGATGGTGGCGTTTATCCGATTGCACATGCGGGAGAATACAGTTATGACTTAACCGTTCATGCTGCATTAACAGATGGTAGTGAGACATTAGATTCAGTTCATATCCTTACTTCTTCGTTGGGTGGAGCGACACTCAGTGGTGCTGGTGTGACATTAGTGGGAGATCACTATGAGATTGCTGTAACAAATGACACAGATTCCCATGTGACATTAACTGCAAATCATGCGATGAGTACAAGCGATATCAATGCTATTTCTGGCAGTGTAACATCAACAGATGGTACATCGACTGCTACGACAACCGAAACAGTGCTCAATGAAGTTACCGGTGTTACTGGAACGGATGGAAATGATCTTATAACAGGGACAATTAGTAGTGAAGCGCTAAGTGGTGGAAAAGGTAATGACACACTTGTTTACGATAGTGCTGATAGTAAAATAGATGGCGGAGTAGGTACTGATACATTACTCTTTACGAAAAATACTACGATTGATTTTAGTACACTTGATAGTAGTACTAATCCAATTAAAAATATTGAGGTGCTTGATTTAACCAAAGCTAATGTCACCATTACAAATCTTTCATTAAACGATGTTATTGATATGACAGATACTAGTCATACATTAACCATTCTTGGGGATGCAGCAGATAACGTAACGGTTGATAGTAGTACATTAAATAAAACAGGCACATCAACAGAAGTGGTCAATGGTGCTTCACATACGTTTGATATTTATACGCATACAAATGCAAGTGATCCAACGGTTACCGTGAAAATCGAACAAGATATTCACCATAGCTAATAAAAAACGTTATAATAGGGCATGAAAACAAACGTCCTTGCATTATGTTTTGGGGTGGCGGTACTTACTGTCACCCTTTTTAGTACTGCCGAATTCGTTCTCTCTGGGATTTCTTTAGAGAAGGTTGAAAAAGAGTATGGGGTGTTTGCTAAAAAACGTGTGTTGGCACTTGTCGCTATGATGAATCGTGCTAAAGATGAAAGCGAACTTGAGAAGCTTGAAAAAGTCAATGATTTTTTCAATGCTACGCCTTATCATAGCGATAAATCGGTGTGGGGTGTCGATGACTACTGGGCGACACGGTTGGAGTTTATCGGGAAAGATAAAGGCGACTGTGAAGACTATGTTATTGCGAAGTATTTTACGCTCAAAGAACTGGGTGTTCCTGCTTCTAAGATGTATATGACCTATGCGAAGTCACTTAAATTTAACGTAGCCCACATGGTTCTTACGTACTATCCAACACCAAAATCTATCCCCTTAGTTTTAGATAATTACAATTACAAAATCCTCCCTGCAAATGAACGTACCGATCTTGTCCCAATTTATAGTTTTAGCGGAGATGATCTGTTCAACGCCAAACAAGCGCAACTGGGAAAAATGCTTCCAGCCGTTACCAAACAGACACGTGCATGGGATGAGCTTAAAATAGAGAAAAAGGAAAAATAATGACTCTTTTTAAACAAATGGCAGTAATGCTCAGTCTTTTCTTAGGTGTAATTCTTGCCTGTGTTATGGTGTTAAACTTCAAAACTGCCACAGCGTTTGTTCAAGACCAGCTCTATACCAATGCTAAAAATACAGCGCATTCCCTTGGATTATCTCTTTCAAAAATTGTAGACCCTAACGATGTGGCGAGTATGGAGACGATGATTAATGCTATCTTTGACAGTGGGTATTATGAGAGGATTGCTTTAATCGGCGTTGAGGGAAATCCTATCTATGTGAAAGAAACCGATGTTCTTGTGAGCGATGTACCTCAGTGGTTCATTAACACGGTGACCATTCAAAATGCTTATGCGACGAGTGACATTATGATGGGGTGGAATCGTTTTGGTACGCTTGAAGTCAGCGGGCATACGGGAAACGCTTACAGACAGTTGTATAAAACATTGATTGATCTTGTTGAGACATTTGTTGTTATTGGTGTCGTTGTTTTAGGGTTGCTTTACCTTTTGCTTACCCTTAGTCTTCAATCCATTAAACAGATTCGCGATCAGGCACGAGGTATTATTGAAAATCGTTTTATTATCGAGCCGAAAATGCCTTTTACAACGGAGTTTCGTTCTGCAACAGTCGCTATGAATGCGATGGTTTCAAAAGTCAAAGATATTTTTGAGCGGGAAAATGAAACGCTCATGCAGTATCAAGACTTGCTTTACAAAGATGCAGAGACAAAGCTTTATAACCGCCGTTATTTAGTCACCAAACTTCCTGAATACCTCCAAGGCGATACCACCTTGTCACAAGGTTTACATGTAATGCTAAGTGTCGATGAGTTGGATCGTTTTAAAAAAGAGTACGGCTATGAAAATTACATGAAGCTGATTAAAAAAGTTGCAGAAGGATTATCAGGTTGTGCAGGGTTGTGCGAAAACACACTCTTTGCAAGACTTAATGAGAGCGACTTTTTCCTTTTAATGCCATTTCAAGATGATGTTGCACTCAAAAAACACCTTGATACTATGCTTTTAGAACTACAACGTAGTATTGATGCGCAAGCCTTAGTCTATTTAGTCATTGGCGTAGGTATAGGGGTGTATAATGAACATGACACGATTAAATCACTTCTTTCAAAAGCAGATTTAACAGTATCTCAAGCTAAACAAAATGGTAATTTTACATGCACGATGGCATTACAACAGCCTCACTCGTTAATTTTAAGTCGTGAAGAGTGGCGCAAAGAATTGGTGGATGGACTGAGCGAGTCACGTTTTGTATTTGCAACGCAAAATGTTATTCATGCCCAGGACACTTCTTCGAGTATTGTTCATGAAGAGGTTTTTATTCGCCTCAAAGGAAGCGATGGCTTTACACACTCCGCTGGCTTTTTCCTCCCTATGGCAACTGTTTTAGGTTTGGCGGATGAAATTGATCGTTATATGATTCAAAAGATGCTTCAACGATTTATTGCGCAAGAGATGAACACGCCATTAGCACTCAACCTGAGTGCTGAATTTGTAGGACATTATGCCAATATTCAATGGCTTAAAGAGCAATTGGAAAAACTCTCTCCAACCCAACGTGCAATGCTATGGTTTGAGGTGAGCAACACTATTGCCCTTCATAATCTTGAAGCAATTGTCTCTTTGAGCGCTCTTCTTAAAATGTTAGGATGCCGTTTTGGTATTGATAGCTTTGCCATTCCATCCGAAGGTGCTTATTATCTTCAAGCAATCAGACCTGATTATGTTAAATGTTCGGTTGTGTATCTTAAAGACATTATGCTTGATGCCAGCACAGGAAAAAGCCAAGAAAGCCTCAATAACATTGTGCGAAGCCTTGGCATTTCGATTATTGCAACAAACATTGAAGATGAGCAAGATCTTGCAACTTTAAAATATTTAGGCATTGCTTATAGGCAAGGAAGATTGATAGCGCCTATTGAGTTATTAGCAGAGTAGTAGTGACTTATCGCACACGAAGTGTTAATTCATTTCGTGTGCGATAAGCGTTTATTTTTCGAGTTTGATAATGCGAAATGCCACAGCATTTTGGAAGATGAGTGGATAGTCGTATTTACACGACACTATGCCTTCACATGGTGCAATGATGGTCTGTAAAAGTGAGCCATCCAGTGCGTTATATATGCGAGCAAGCGGTTGCCCATGCACCACGTGTTCACCAATGGGTGCAAGCGCGTCAAAAAGCCCTGCTGCGTTGCTTTTGACCACTTCCATATCCTCTGATGTGATAACATTACCCACCGCACCTTCAAAGGCTGCATAATCAATCATCCCTTTTTTAGACAAAAAGCGAATCAACGCATCGAAAACTTTGGTTGATTCAATTTTGCGAAGCGTGCCTTTTTTGCCTGAAATAATGGAAAAAGACTTTGCATTCCAGATTTGCCAGTTATAGTTTAATGAGACGGTATCGCTAGGTGTTGGCTCTTTGTAGTGAATGAAATCCAGCCCAAATGCTTGCGCTTCGTTGACATCCTCATAGCCCGTTTTGAGTACCTTAACGTAAGGAATACACTCAGCACGATCTTTTCTCGCTTCTAGGACTACGGCATACTCAAAGTGATTGATTTTTTCAAAAAGCTTCGCAGCAATGCGTTGGGTTGACTCTCCCTTGTCGTAGCCTGGAAACATGGCGTCGATGTCGGTGTTATCCATCGGCCAAAAGGATTTTCCCATATTAAACGAGTAGGGATTGACTGCAGGGACGACTAAAATCTCTCCTTTTATAAAAGCAGGATTTTCCAGTTCTTGTTGGCGCAAGAAGCGAACAAGTCTTGATGCGACCCAAAGCTGATCAATAGCGGTTCCTGTTAAAGGGCCTACGATCACACAGCTTGGTTTGCTATTGGGCGTTCCAAAGCGAAACCCTTTGATACGAAGTGGCTCACGACTGAGTGAGGTGATTTCGCATAAAATCTCTTCTCTCATTCATTCACCTCGCATGGATTTTCTAAGATGCGTGCAAGAAGTGAGCCTTCATACACAACGGGGTATTCGCGGATGGTAAACAAAAGCCCATCACAAGGGCTTAGTAAACTCTCTTTAATAACACCCTCGAGTGGATCGATGATCTCGCCTAGTTTTTCACCTTTTTTGACCATCACATTATGTTCAAGAGTTGGTATAA from Sulfurospirillum oryzae carries:
- a CDS encoding VCBS domain-containing protein, translating into MAQVIGYIKSLQNGIFFAKDAHGQIRELKAGDQVFKDELVYGAENNPQNAQVIIDVTLTDAKDIALSGAEQLYTDLSVIGGSFEKEDAVLSTDSLENAWKLSTNTANPDMPLDATAAGVEAPAAGQSPADGDHPNSGIFYDRTGAISDVRTVLAQDTVNGTISQNVTRVDTQDLNDRPVVENVTRTEIEALDGSNKISGQLVASDPDVGDTHTFFAVEGTLLLNGKPAPEGISFVLNQDGSYTVTGDFNHLAVGENAVVSFQYYAVDNGIDVGEPHNSLPATVTITVQGTNDQPVIGDINVNGGEESVVVDTTVESGWGTSYNIGGHAQSFYAAGDNLTEIGIEFSNNQHGSFRFDIFDAEGKIVYSSSAIEVNTGNSNEIVKIDLSGVTLNLKEKYTIDFDAISGDPKIVINNAQNSTDGVGYLYGEGADNTYTYFRDNWDHGMQFIYGGGKAIYETHDGSEGPTHTNDGNNVLTGALSVTDDDTTDTHTFRVVDNSVQVLDKSEAGITLEDVKVSITKGEDGTWQYKIDGDFSKLAAGETATVKFQYVADDGHGFDGKDGINESSVSAPKTITLTITGTNDQPVVSDVTLDSQNEATTGTNTFGGTLLVSDADAHDTHTFHVVENSLHVNSDFVKTPVLELNAQTGAYTVTGDFNALAAGEKATITFQYYAQDNSITQANGESNTSEIKTVTMTIIGTNDAPVISETSVIAGTATEAGNLDDGSVVPAVQTSGTLVATDVDHNAELAWSGSAKGTYGSFAIDPATGKWTYTVDDTVGSAADKLKEGDKVTEKFTVVVTDDQGATATQVVTITINGTNDAPVISGTASGDAAEAGVVTITGVTTPVDAVVATGTLSASDVDHDATHTWSTNATSAEGTNYGTFAIDDKGVWTYTTGDAANQLAEGETKVETFKVTVTDDKGAIDTQDVTITIHGNNDAPVLNSPNALNFSVQEDAANEVKVYNGDIGVKDLATDADNGATLYVGKVNGTLVGKDGFDQPISLSYIDKDGHSASIEAMLHVNQNGSYVISTNNDLNPIPAGVKATATLSFTIADEHGAESAPKTVNLAIEGANDAPVVDLHSDTYAMLYFENGASMPITSGTDISIGDVDSANIQSASIVLANAKAGDFLTYNGVTYDTIVDGKITVDIHQTAPLSAYQDMIKSVAYGSTSENPSAEDRHIEVTVNDGYDNSNTATSTIHVIPVNDAPTTTPVTLAPIAEDSGKHIITQADLLGNAQDAEGDKLTATDLEISAGKGELINNGDGTWTYTPAENDDTAVSFSYKVSDGIDSVNGSATLDITPVNDAPTTTPVALAAVVEDNSRLITQDELLTNAHDIEGDKLTATDLAITAGKGSLVNNGDGTWTYTPAENDDTAVSFSYKITDNGTTNGASDAKSITASATLDITPANDQPVVSDINANQHIKLDFDNTGFTVAETGNGYTAGHIPAGYGGIQWDSNVAVISVKEGANYYGYDNGSTSGASTAFNWSGAPSVGLVFSEAVTFNSTYLTAAVGASTQNVTFNGYLNGVLVDTTTVTINNQTPTLVELNWANIDKLVISDGTVSGQNWWSMDDFTYTLGTEKVVYESMGNLGAMLSDVTTTFTGNLATATDADTSDTHTYGISGTATSTNAHVKDLVVTIVDAVKGDYKVEGNFNALAAGEKAVVTFQYYAVDNSGADNAKSELKTVSLTVTGTNDQPVVENVALASQSEAATGTNTFAGTLVASDEDASDTHTFYAVKDSLHVDSPVALGTPTLVVNTDGTYSVVGDFNHLAQGQTATVTFQYYAVDSSGVGAGDAHNESATSDAKTVTMTITGTNNAAVITGDDIGSVKEDMTTPNLTDSGKLTSTDVDGHDNVFIAGKATPSGDALGSLSIDAQGNWTYTVDNSRVQYLAENEIKTETFTVKAEDGTTHEVVITIVGTNDAPVIAGTFSGNVVEDGQKTATGTLSISDVDTNHNPISFVDKAATVGDNGYGSFSLVNGTWTYTLNNNLASIQSLAEGEKVTDKITFTATDGSNQEVSVTITGTNDAPVFVVGNNQPSYSFNYNENSTTTTVLGTVHATDGDNGSKITYSIVSGNEAGYYAIDSVTGEIKLTTLGVNSFANDFEAATNSHSLVVGAYDGIVTTSINVTLNEQNVNDNPVVLSDANNAANTVAENSATGTVVGVTAFGTDADSGATITKYELTNNADGRFSIDANTGVITVADGSKLDYESATSHTVTVKATSSDGSFTSGDFVIKVTNINDNPVLLSDIDNAVNTVAENSAAGTVVGVTAFGTDADSGATIAKYELTNNADGRFTIDAKTGVITVADGTKLNYESATSHTVTVKATSSDGSFASKDFAIAVTNVNEAPDAVNDMYVINGLRGQYYAYTEGTDGSNLTNIGQVEKFVATHNADATFATTSINYTYIASGNLGGDGNLQKFLGTDASTLSNDPKNSSDAIIKLSGALDLAAGDYTFRVRSDDGFSIVIDGKTVASDDSIHSPRTTDYTVSIAESGTHNISILYWDQGGEAILKVELKNNATDLDFHVLNGASDKLSNLVTNEDTPLTIVPSTLLGNDSDVDGDKLTITSVQGDAATHGTVAIVNGNVVFTPEKDYNGDAVFKYTVSDGNGGTDTATVTLHVNPVNDAPVVTNTPSELFGSVTEDALVTTASGQLGASDVDSGATQSWSIVGTPDTTYGSIGIDSTGKWTYTLDNSLSTTQALAEGETKTLNYTARVMDDKGAYVDQTITVTVKGTNDAPVISGTALGDAVEAGVVTITGVTTPVAAVVATGTLSASDVDNDATHTWSTNATSAEGTNYGTFAIDDKGVWTYTTGDAANQLAEGETKVETFKVTVTDDKGAIDTQDVTITIHGNNDAPVLNSPNALELSVHEENATLNMYTSGSVSLPTLATDVDNGATLHVSKVNGNSVDATNGYDTPLTFSYTDKDGNVATVDATVHIGQDGSYKITYTSSLDGIPEGATATATLNFTIVDEHGAEASAKPVTVTIIGNNDAPVAVADALSATEDTQIIFNASDLLGNDTDVDSASTLLKIASVTSGDNGTAVLNADGTVTFTPNANFSGTAHFTYTTTDGVATSNSATATVNIAPVADAPTLSLVLDTATLVAPPSIATGNGLTQTVYKNFDNTTINSDTLETLTDSLKGGVSTTTTQPYRTGGDGTDNIAERSVEVTKGLIYLEKGTTLAFSGYFDDSFLIELGGKTLISTTGDAYGSYNTANTATTTVGSGTVTSTGVFTASVTGYYTLETYIYNHYGAGDLSINVSVNGATAVALNTTNFKLYTNIAAIDAQHAQHSSLIITAGSDGGVYPIAHAGEYSYDLTVHAALTDGSETLDSVHILTSSLGGATLSGAGVTLVGDHYEIAVTNDTDSHVTLTANHAMSTSDINAISGSVTSTDGTSTATTTETVLNEVTGVTGTDGNDLITGTISSEALSGGKGNDTLVYDSADSKIDGGVGTDTLLFTKNTTIDFSTLDSSTNPIKNIEVLDLTKANVTITNLSLNDVIDMTDTSHTLTILGDAADNVTVDSSTLNKTGTSTEVVNGASHTFDIYTHTNASDPTVTVKIEQDIHHS
- a CDS encoding transglutaminase-like cysteine peptidase → MKTNVLALCFGVAVLTVTLFSTAEFVLSGISLEKVEKEYGVFAKKRVLALVAMMNRAKDESELEKLEKVNDFFNATPYHSDKSVWGVDDYWATRLEFIGKDKGDCEDYVIAKYFTLKELGVPASKMYMTYAKSLKFNVAHMVLTYYPTPKSIPLVLDNYNYKILPANERTDLVPIYSFSGDDLFNAKQAQLGKMLPAVTKQTRAWDELKIEKKEK
- a CDS encoding bifunctional diguanylate cyclase/phosphodiesterase, with protein sequence MTLFKQMAVMLSLFLGVILACVMVLNFKTATAFVQDQLYTNAKNTAHSLGLSLSKIVDPNDVASMETMINAIFDSGYYERIALIGVEGNPIYVKETDVLVSDVPQWFINTVTIQNAYATSDIMMGWNRFGTLEVSGHTGNAYRQLYKTLIDLVETFVVIGVVVLGLLYLLLTLSLQSIKQIRDQARGIIENRFIIEPKMPFTTEFRSATVAMNAMVSKVKDIFERENETLMQYQDLLYKDAETKLYNRRYLVTKLPEYLQGDTTLSQGLHVMLSVDELDRFKKEYGYENYMKLIKKVAEGLSGCAGLCENTLFARLNESDFFLLMPFQDDVALKKHLDTMLLELQRSIDAQALVYLVIGVGIGVYNEHDTIKSLLSKADLTVSQAKQNGNFTCTMALQQPHSLILSREEWRKELVDGLSESRFVFATQNVIHAQDTSSSIVHEEVFIRLKGSDGFTHSAGFFLPMATVLGLADEIDRYMIQKMLQRFIAQEMNTPLALNLSAEFVGHYANIQWLKEQLEKLSPTQRAMLWFEVSNTIALHNLEAIVSLSALLKMLGCRFGIDSFAIPSEGAYYLQAIRPDYVKCSVVYLKDIMLDASTGKSQESLNNIVRSLGISIIATNIEDEQDLATLKYLGIAYRQGRLIAPIELLAE
- a CDS encoding M14 family metallopeptidase; its protein translation is MREEILCEITSLSREPLRIKGFRFGTPNSKPSCVIVGPLTGTAIDQLWVASRLVRFLRQQELENPAFIKGEILVVPAVNPYSFNMGKSFWPMDNTDIDAMFPGYDKGESTQRIAAKLFEKINHFEYAVVLEARKDRAECIPYVKVLKTGYEDVNEAQAFGLDFIHYKEPTPSDTVSLNYNWQIWNAKSFSIISGKKGTLRKIESTKVFDALIRFLSKKGMIDYAAFEGAVGNVITSEDMEVVKSNAAGLFDALAPIGEHVVHGQPLARIYNALDGSLLQTIIAPCEGIVSCKYDYPLIFQNAVAFRIIKLEK